The Pygocentrus nattereri isolate fPygNat1 chromosome 17, fPygNat1.pri, whole genome shotgun sequence genome window below encodes:
- the cwf19l2 gene encoding CWF19-like protein 2 — translation MAAYGGFESERNIEKKKSEKRKYREGVLQQAKKKYEDEERRAAERKARGEDTWMLPEIDQRLQQIGQEHSVKNNNKKKDKSKKKKKEKKKKKKVKKEKAQEQGGSSDSSEDSDEWVEAAPQSRGVDKAWKVSGQATPTVSTANSNQRDEWMTFDFLAMKTTSVAERRARKEAEKEAERERERSVEQAGLHRLELNPYWKDGGSGLPPEESSSTALKKAAMVEDGGLSWLRKSYQRMKEQAEKEQRRLDDIVAERYGSMEQFQKRLQEAEEAAVTQRRPEREKGRRGEGDEQREKWRRKGEGDEQREKWRKGEGDEQREKWRRGEGDEQRERWRTDSNRAGHREGKRERERDRMRDRGERDREKDQGIESERDGERDQRRERERERDQGIERERDGERDGQREERRSRELSLSSLRGRFLKPSDSDDPPTPVATWRKPGVTAAGASNQSAARFLKPRDEEDDDAPAWRKSSGGRELQEARERAREETEQQEKIQQQRSATLVEKSSSETDEDDGEDEEEGPLLTDEEMNKLGAKLVKAELMGNTALMDSLRAQLDAARKARENRPQKPPARPPTQVAAEADADKDLVLFRMDHSGRAWPVSGPSQHVEPKGGRRKRKAIETHISGERVRYFEDDDGVDLREMVRREKMSSAADQNALYSRMAAKMMGKQDGDNYTLDDMFVSSAAQKERAGLDEERQRSRAMEETRRLASRMEKCPHCFTNPELPKHLIIAIGAKVYLSLPNSVSLTEGHCLIAPLQHHCSSTGLDEDVWNEIQVFRRALVRVFEAQDLDCVFLETHMSPKRRLHLLYECVPLPRELGDTAPIYFKKALMECDEEWAMNKKVVDLSSKNIRQAVPRGLPYFSVDFGLQGGFAHVIENEQKFPHYFGKEVLGGMLDLEPRRWRKPIRENFDDQRKKVLQFSQWWKPFDCTKTDS, via the exons ATGGCGGCATATGGAGGGTTTGAAAGCGAGAGGAACATCGAGAAGAAAAAATCCGAAAAGAGGAAATACAGAGAGGGGGTTCTCCAGCAG gcgAAGAAGAAGTATGAGGATGAGGAGCGGAGGGCGGCGGAGAGGAAGGCTCGAGGTGAAGACACCTGGATGCTGCCGGAAATCGACCAGCGGCTGCAGCAGATTGGTCAG GAGCATTcagtgaaaaataataataagaagaaggaCAAAtccaaaaagaagaagaaggagaagaagaagaaaaagaaagtgaagaaagaaaaagctcAGGAGCAGGGCGGCTCCTCGGACAGCTCAGAG GACTCTGATGAGTGGGTGGAAGCTGCACCCCAGTCAAGGGGAGTGGACAAAGCGTGGAAGGTCTCAGGGCAGGCCACACCCACTGTCAGCACAGCCAATAGCAACCAG agaGATGAGTGGATGACCTTCGACTTCCTGGCCATGAAGACGACATCTGTTGCCGAGAGACGAGCACGGAAGGAGGCGGAGAAAGAGgcggagcgagagagggagcgcAGCGTGGAGCAG GCTGGACTCCACAGGCTGGAGCTCAATCCCTACTGGAAAGATGGAGGAAGCGGGCTGCCCCCAGAGGAGAGCAGCAGTACTGCCCTAAAAAAAG cgGCGATGGTGGAGGACGGGGGTCTGAGCTGGTTAAGGAAGTCCTATCAGAGGATGAAGGAACaggcagagaaagagcagcGCAGACTGGACGACATTGTGGCTGAGAGATACGGg tCCATGGAGCAGTTCCAGAAGAGACTACAGGAGGCAGAAGAGGCAGCTGTCACTCAGaggagaccagagagagagaaagggaggagaggagagggggatgaacagagggagaaatgga GGAGGAAAGGAGAGGGGGATGAACAGAGGGAGAAATGGAGGAAAGGAGAGGGGGATGAACAGAGGGAGaaatggaggagaggagagggggatgaacagagggagagatggaggacaGATTCAAACAGGGCTGGTCATCgggaaggaaagagggagagagagagagaccgaatGAGAGATagaggtgagagagacagagaaaaagaccaGGGCATAGAAAgtgagagggatggagagagagaccagaggagagagcgagaacgagagagagaccagggcatagaaagagagagggatggagagagagatggacagagagaggagaggcgATCGAgggagctctctctctcctccctcagAGGACGCTTCCTCAAGCCGTCCGACTCTGATGACCCCCCGACCCCGGTGGCTACCTGGAGGAAGCCGGGAGTGACCGCCGCCGGAGCATCCAATCAGAGCGCAGCGAGATTCCTGAAACCTCGAgatgaggaggatgatgatGCTCCAGCGTGGAGGAAGAGCAGTGGTGGGAGAGAGTTACaggaggcgagagagagagcgagggaggaaaCGGAGCAGCAGGAGAAAATCCAACAGCAGCGCAGCGCCACTCTGGTGGAGAAGAGCAG CTCAGAGactgatgaagatgatggtgaAGATGAGGAAGAGGGTCCACTCCTGACGGATGAAGAGATGAACAAACTCGGAGCCAAACTGGTGAAAGCTGAGCTCATGGGCAACACG GCCCTGATGGACTCTCTGAGGGCTCAGCTGGACGCTGCACGGAAGGCCAGAGAGAATCGGCCGCAGAAGCCCCCCGCCAGACCACCCACACAG GTAGCGGCTGAGGCAGACGCAGATAAAGACTTGGTTTTGTTCAGAatggaccattctggaagagcGTGGCCAGTCAGCGGACCCTCCCAGCACGTGGAGCCAAAAGGAGGGAGACGGAAAAGGAAAGCG ATCGAGACACACATCTCCGGCGAGCGTGTGCGCTACTTTGAGGATGACGATGGTGTGGATTTGAGGGAGATGGTGCGTCGGGAGAAAATGAGCTCGGCGGCAGATCAGAACGCCCTCTACTCACGTATGGCCGCTAAG ATGATGGGGAAGCAGGACGGGGATAACTACACTCTAGATGACATGTTTGTGTCGAGCGCAGCTCAGAAGGAGCGGGCAGGGCTGGATGAGGAGCGCCAGCGCAGCAGAGCTATGGAGGAGACGCGCAGACTGGCCAGCCGCATGGAGAAATGCCCTCACTGCTTCACGAACCCAGAACTGCCCAAACACCTCATCATCGCCATCGGAGCAaag GTGTATCTGAGTCTGCCAAACAGTGTGTCTCTGACGGAGGGTCACTGTTTGATCGCCCCGCTGCAGCACCACTGCTCCTCTACTGGCCTCGACGAGGATGTGTGGAACGAAAtacag GTCTTCCGGCGCGCTCTGGTCAGGGTGTTTGAAGCTCAGGATCTGGACTGTGTTTTTTTGGAGACTCATATGAGCCCTAAGAGGCGTCTGCACCTGCTGTACGAGTGTGTTCCTCTGCCCCGGGAACTCGGAGACACAGCGCCCATTTACTTCAAg aagGCGCTGATGGAGTGTGATGAAGAGTGGGCCATGAATAAGAAGGTGGTGGATCTTTCCTCCAAGAACATCCGACAGGCT GTTCCTCGTGGTTTGCCATATTTCTCTGTGGATTTCGGTCTGCAGGGCGGATTCGCTCATGTCATCGAGAATGAGCAGAAGTTTCCTCACTATTTTGGGAAG GAAGTCCTGGGTGGGATGCTGGACCTGGAGCCGCGGCGCTGGAGGAAACCCATCCGGGAGAACTTTGACGATCAGAGGAAGAAGGTGCTGCAGTTCTCTCAGTGGTGGAAACCGTTCGACTGCACCAAGACTGACAGCTAG